CGGACCGCGTGGCGCCACAGCACCCGCCGGGGCGCCAGCCCCTTGGCCCGCGCGGTGCGGACGTAATCCTGGTTGATCACGTCGAGCATGGAGGCCCGCATCTGCCGCATCAGCCCCGCGACCCCCTCCAGCCCGATGGCGATCATCGGAATCCAGAGGTGGTTCAGCAGGTCGAGCACCTTCGCCCCGCTCCAGGGCGCGTCGATGAACTGCGGGCTGAAGAGGCCGCCCACGTTGGTCCCGCCGAAGTTCAGCACCAGCGCGATCAGCAGCAGCGCGACCAGGAAGTCCGGCGTGGCGAGGCTGATATAGCCCAGGAAGTTCAGCACCGTCGAGCCGGGGCCGTAGCGGTTGAGCGCCGTGTAGATGCCCAGCGGAATGGCGATGGCCCAGCTCACCAGCAGGGTCAAGAGCGCCAGGAACACGGTCCAGCCCAGGCGCTCCCAGATCAGGGAACTCACCGGGCGCCCGTTCACGAACGAGAACCCGAAGTCCCCCTCGGTCACGATGCCCCGGATCCAGGTCAGGTACTGCACGTAGGCGGGCTGGTCCAGACCCAGTTGCCGGGTGATGGATTCGACCGTCTCGCGCGTCACCCGGGGGTCTTCGAGGTACTGGTCGAGGAAGGAGCCGGGTTGCAGGCGAATCACCACGAAGCACACGACCGAGATCAGCAGCAGCGTGGGCACCATGCCCAGGATGCGGCGCAGGGCGTAGGTCAGCATGGGGAGGGCGTGGGGCGTGGGGAGGGGGAAGTGGGAAAAAACAAGGTCAGCGGCTCCCTGTGGGGTCAGGCGGAGGGGGAAAAAGGGGGAAGGGTCAGGCGCTGCGGGGAGGCAGGCAACCTCCACTCACCACTGACCACTCCCCACTCACGGCCCCTTACTTCTGGTAGATCAGCGGCACCGGGTTGTAGCCGGGAATCACGCCGAGGTTGTAGATGTAGTTGCCGTAGCGGTTGTTCACGGCCCCGATGTTCTCGGGCTTGGCGATGGGCGTGACTGGCAGGTTCTGGGCGAACAGCAGTTGCCAGCGGGTGTACAGCGCCTTGCGCTGGCTGCGGCTGGTGGTCACGGCGGCGTCCTCGAAGATCTCGTAGATCTGGCGCTCCCACGGGGCCATGCGGGCCACGTTGGGCCGGGCGCCGTCCTGGGCGGGCTGGAGGCTGCGGTGCCAGTAGTACAAAGCACCCCCCGGCTGCCAGATGGGCTTGCGCAGTTCGGGGTCGGGCTGGTCCCCGAAAGCGTGCAGGATCATCTCCCAGTCGCCGCTCTGGCCGGTCGAGAGCAGCTTGGAGCTGAGAATGCCGCGCAGGTTGACCTTGACACCCAGCGCCTTGAAGTCGTTCTGGATGATCGTGGCGATGGCCGGGTAGACGCTGGAGTCGGTGCCGTAGGTCAGGTCGAATTCCAGATTCTTGCCGCCGGGCAGGTTGCGGACGCCGTCGCGGTTGGTGTCGCGGATGCCCAGGGCGTCGAGCGCCTGCCCCGCCGCCGCGAGGTTGAAGCTGCCCAGCTGGCTGCGGGTGTTGGCGTACCAGTCGCGGTTGACCGGCGCCACCCCGTGCCCCGGCAGGCCCGCCAGCCCGTTGTAGACGGTGTCGATGATGCGCTCGCGGTTCAGGGCGCCCTGCATCGCGCGGCGAAAGCGCACGTCGCTGAAGACCTTGGCGAGCGCCGGGTCCTTGGCGTCGAAGTTGTAGGCGACGAAGGGCGGGCTGCCGAACAGGGCGGTCGAGCGGAAGACCTTGAAGGGCGCGCCCGCCACTTCCCTCTGCTTGAGGTCCGGGAACTGGGCGCCCGTGATGTTGAGCTGGTCGATGTTTCCGGCCAGGAACTGCGCGACCTGCGCCTGCGGATCGCGGATGATCAAAAAGTCCAACCCGGCCAGGTAGGGCAGCTTGGTGCCGCGCGCGTCCACCTTCCAGTAGTTGGGGTTTTTCACCAGCGAGACCTTCTGCCCGGCGGTGTAGTTGCTCAGGCGAAAAGGCCCGGTGCCCACGACCTCGGACTCCTTGACGTTGCTGGGCCACGCCCCGTTGATGTCGGCGGGCTTGGCGCCGCCTTCCTGCGAAAACTTCAGCAGCTTGTGCTTGGGCATGATGAAAGAGCGCATCTGGAGCAAGAAAGCTGGGCTGGGGCGCGGCAGCACGAACTGCACGGTGGTCGCGTTCACCTTGCGGACCTCGACCTGCTTGCCGTCGAGCTTGAACGACGCGGCGTCTCCCGCCCGCGCCTCGGGGTTCATGATGATCTGGCTGTAGGTAAAGACCACGTCGTCGGCGTCAAAGGCCTGGCCGTCGCTCCACTTGACGCCCTGACGCAACTTGAAGGTGTAGGTGCGGCCGTCGGGGCTGACGGTCCAGCTTTCGGCCAGCGCAGGCTCGACCTTGTAGGTCGCGTAGTTGAACTCGACCAGCCCGTCGAACAGCTGCTGCGAGACCAGCCCGAGGTTGTTGTCGATCACACCGTAATAAAAGAGGCTCTGGGGGCTGTCGCCCAGGGCGAGCGTGTAGGTGCCGCCGGGCTTGCCCTCGGTCACGCCCAGGCTGGCGTAGCCGGTGACTTTCTTGGGGGCGGCGGCGGCGGTGCCCAGCAGGGCCAGCGTGACCAGACCGAGCAGGCCGGTCGTTCGGAGGGTGGAGACGCGTTTGAGCATGGAAAACCTCCCGGGAACGGGGCGAATTGTGGCTGAGATGACGCCTCAGCATAAGACCAATCGCAGACCTCTGCAAGCCTTGCGGCCCAGTGGTCCGGAAGTGGTACGGTAGGGCCGATGTCCGCCTCCTCTCCTCCCTGGGTCATTCCGCTGGACCCTGCGAGCGCCACGCCCGCCTACCTGCAGGTGGCGCAGGGCCTGGCCGCCCGCATCGAGAGCGGCGCGCTGGAGGGCGGGACCGCGCTGCCCGCCGAGCGCGACCTGGCCGGAACGCTGGGGCTGTCGCGGGTCACGGTGCGCCAGGCGCTCGCCCTGCTGGCGCGCCAGGGCCTGCTGACCCGGCGCCACGGCAGCGGGACGTTCGTGAACACTCAGGACCCCGCCGC
This window of the Deinococcus budaensis genome carries:
- a CDS encoding ABC transporter permease — translated: MLTYALRRILGMVPTLLLISVVCFVVIRLQPGSFLDQYLEDPRVTRETVESITRQLGLDQPAYVQYLTWIRGIVTEGDFGFSFVNGRPVSSLIWERLGWTVFLALLTLLVSWAIAIPLGIYTALNRYGPGSTVLNFLGYISLATPDFLVALLLIALVLNFGGTNVGGLFSPQFIDAPWSGAKVLDLLNHLWIPMIAIGLEGVAGLMRQMRASMLDVINQDYVRTARAKGLAPRRVLWRHAVRNAVNPLISLAGLSLPSLISGTIIASIVLNLPTIGPFLYDSLLNKDQYVAMTLLLFSALMLLVGNLLADLALAWADPRIRFE
- a CDS encoding ABC transporter substrate-binding protein: MLKRVSTLRTTGLLGLVTLALLGTAAAAPKKVTGYASLGVTEGKPGGTYTLALGDSPQSLFYYGVIDNNLGLVSQQLFDGLVEFNYATYKVEPALAESWTVSPDGRTYTFKLRQGVKWSDGQAFDADDVVFTYSQIIMNPEARAGDAASFKLDGKQVEVRKVNATTVQFVLPRPSPAFLLQMRSFIMPKHKLLKFSQEGGAKPADINGAWPSNVKESEVVGTGPFRLSNYTAGQKVSLVKNPNYWKVDARGTKLPYLAGLDFLIIRDPQAQVAQFLAGNIDQLNITGAQFPDLKQREVAGAPFKVFRSTALFGSPPFVAYNFDAKDPALAKVFSDVRFRRAMQGALNRERIIDTVYNGLAGLPGHGVAPVNRDWYANTRSQLGSFNLAAAGQALDALGIRDTNRDGVRNLPGGKNLEFDLTYGTDSSVYPAIATIIQNDFKALGVKVNLRGILSSKLLSTGQSGDWEMILHAFGDQPDPELRKPIWQPGGALYYWHRSLQPAQDGARPNVARMAPWERQIYEIFEDAAVTTSRSQRKALYTRWQLLFAQNLPVTPIAKPENIGAVNNRYGNYIYNLGVIPGYNPVPLIYQK